In the Colletotrichum lupini chromosome 1, complete sequence genome, one interval contains:
- a CDS encoding retinol dehydrogenase 12, with amino-acid sequence MSNELASQAGWEANPLSFLYRQAVITPAEIPEEFDLSDCTLIMTGASSGLGLEASRQFLERSLGRLIMGVRNTSKGEALAEGLRREFPMAQIQVWHLEMESYESVRNFVARCKKELTRIDIVILNAAVVAQNFIVSREGHELMLQVNFLSTTLLALLLLPVMKQKKPAGDQARLVIVSSDFTYWHTPEEDMVTGSMFKPADKETMWESGKNYQQSKFLGQLFVAKLATYVNPNQIIVNLANSGLTSGTNIVKPASESWFMGLMKKTIGRSVEVGARSYLDAAIVKGRESHGSFTSDGLIKPCLLDPPTFGLDGRHEFDETYRKAQKLGAGDFCTTFCPYETGIIDAVCQVLLPSYDMNEDKRAIRAELYNMNIYSGPSGKFKAHVDTPRSPYQIGSLVVCLPMKHEGGELAVRHFGQTHSFDWAKSSTKSVIQWAAFYSDCEHEVFEVKSGHRVTLTYNLYATAGNGDLGGQISAFSPTSLPLYKQVVDLLGSKKFQSKDRLLGVYSTHAYPHTEKEHGLPFCLKGLDMVIYNTFKSLGLEVHLCAILENPKGFRRRKLYNGEFSDEDTDAEPTQRKMRLAKNNNGAGSDSEDDDGRKYYTRTVGYINQAYSTDEQVEYRDDMKRIINEAMGTDKVKFDASKIIWLNKNNGESNMQVSYMAVGFPIAHLTLRSGFS; translated from the exons ATGTCCAATGAGTTGGCTAGCCAGGCGGGCTGGGAAGCCAATCCGCTATCCTTCCTGTACCGCCAGGCCGTCATCACACCAGCCGAGATCCCGGAAGAATTCGACTTGTCTGACTGCACTCTCATCATGACGGGTGCCAGTAGCGGCCTCGGGCTCGAAGCCAGCCGTCAGTTCCTCGAGCGCTCACTCGGTCGCCTCATTATGGGCGTCCGCAACACATCAAAGGGGGAGGCCCTCGCCGAAGGCCTACGACGGGAATTCCCCATGGCGCAAATCCAAGTATGGCACCTGGAAATGGAGTCATATGAGAGTGTCAGAAACTTTGTTGCTCGGTGCAAGAAGGAGCTGACGCGGATCGACATCGTCATCCTCAACGCCGCGGTGGTCGCTCAAAACTTTATAGTCTCCCGGGAAGGCCACGAACTCATGCTTCAAGTCAATTTCCTCTCTACCACATTACTGGCCCTACTTCTACTCCCGGTCATGAAGCAGAAGAAGCCGGCGGGAGACCAGGCGAGGCTAGTTATCGTCAGCTCGGATTTCACGTACTGGCATACGCCAGAGGAGGACATGGTGACGGGTTCCATGTTCAAGCCGGCTGACAAGGAAACCATGTGGGAGTCTGGGAAGAATTATCAGCAGTCCAAGTTCCTGGGCCAGCTTTTCGTAGCAAAGCTTGCGACCTACGTCAACCCGAATCAGATCATTGTCAATCTCGCCAATTCGGGCCTCACCAGCGGTACCAATATCGTCAAGCCAGCAAGCGAGTCATGGTTCATGGGCCTGATGAAGAAGACTATTGGTCGCAGCGTGGAAGTTGGCGCTAGGAGCTATCTTGATGCGGCAATAGTAAAGGGCAGAGAGAGTCACGGGAGCTTCACCTCGGACGGACTCATCAAGCC CTGCCTGCTTGACCCACCTACATTCGGTCTTGACGGGCGGCACGAATTCGATGAAACCTACCGCAAGGCTCAGAAGCTCGGTGCAGGTGATTTCTGCACCACCTTCTGCCCGTATGAAACAGGCATCATCGACGCTGTTTGCCAGGTTCTTCTCCCCAGTTATGACATGAACGAAGACAAGCGGGCAATCCGTGCGGAGCTGTACAACATGAAT ATCTACTCCGGTCCTTCGGGCAAGTTCAAGGCGCACGTCGATACTCCTCGTTCGCCCTACCAAATTGGCTCCTTGGTTGTCTGTCTTCCGATGAAGCATGAGGGTGGCGAGCTGGCCGTGAGACATTTTGGACAGACTCATTCCTTCGACTGGGCCAAGAGCTCCACCAAGTCTGTCATTCAGTGGGCGGCCTTCTACAGCGACTGCGAACACGAAGTGTTCGAGGTCAAGTCCGGTCACAGGGTTACGCTGACATACAACTTGTATGCGACAGCAGGAAACGGAGACCTCGGAGGTCAAATATCTGCTTTCAGCCCTACTTCGCTGCCACTCTACAAGCAGGTTGTAGACTTGCTCGGCTCCAAGAAATTCCAGTCCAAGGATAGACTTCTGGGAGTCTACAGCACACACGCTTATCCTCACACCGAGAAGGAGCACGGCCTTCCGTTCTGCCTTAAGGGTCTTGACATGGTGATCTACAACACCTTCAAGAGCCTAGGCTTGGAAGTACACTTGTGTGCTATTCTCGAAAACCCGAAAGGCTTTCGAAGGCGCAAGCTTTACAATGGGGAATTCTCTGATGAAGATACAGATGCCGAGCCAACGCAGAGGAAAATGAGATTGGCGAAGAACAATAATGGGGCCGGATCAGACTCGGAAGATGACGACGGTAGGAAGTACTACACCAGGACCGTAGGATACATCAACCAAGCATACTCCACGGACGAGCAGGTTGAGTACCGAGATGACATGAAACGCATCATCAACGAGGCCATGGGAACCGATAAGGTTAAATTCGACGCTAGCAAGATCATTTGGCTGAACAAGAACAATGGCGAGTCGAATATGCAGGTGTCATATATGGCAGTAGGTTTCCCTATCGCCCACCTCACGTTGAGATCTGGATTTAGCTAA
- a CDS encoding cofilin/tropomyosin-type actin-binding protein — translation MSGLDAPEIAAAYDAVRSDKDETSWLLISYASAVGNKMTLTKTGTGGLSELASELDDSQVQYAYVRVEYANDVESKRVKFAFVIWIGQNTKIMRKARVSIESSEVKRVLPHHSITVNADHKGDLDEDDIVKRLRKAGGADYNGGRG, via the coding sequence ATGTCCGGTCTCGACGCCCCTGAAATTGCCGCGGCCTACGATGCCGTTCGCTCCGACAAGGACGAGACGAGCTGGCTCCTCATCTCCTACGCCAGCGCCGTCGGCAACAAGATGACCCTCACAAAGACGGGCACTGGCGGCCTGTCCGAGCTGGCCTCGGAGCTGGACGACTCACAGGTCCAGTACGCCTACGTCCGCGTCGAGTACGCCAACGACGTTGAGAGCAAGCGCGTCAAGTTCGCCTTTGTCATTTGGATCGGCCAGAACACAAAGATTATGCGCAAGGCCCGCGTCAGCATCGAGAGCAGCGAGGTCAAGAGGGTGCTGCCGCACCACAGCATAACAGTCAACGCCGACCACAAGGGCGACTTGGACGAGGACGACATTGTCAAGCGGTTGCGCAAGGCTGGCGGTGCTGACTACAACGGTGGACGCGGCTAG